The segment TTTATGTCGTTTATCCATTTATGCACCATCACCAGGTCTTATGGCTGATGTTGATGGCGATAAACTTGCTGCACAAGCAAAGGCACAAGGACAAGCTCTAAAACGTATGCGTGAATATACAATGGCAAATCGAGGACAATGGTCACTTGTTTCACTTCCAACAAAAGAATGGGCACATGTTGTGTTCCCAAATTTAGAAATTGATGAAGCTTATGATAAATTGTTGGAAGCAATTCTCTATGCTGTTCGTATTAATGAAAATGATGATCCTGTGTTAGCATGGGAAAAACATAATGAAAAACTATCACATCAAAACAAAATTCTAAATGATTACAATTTCAAATCCTTGCACTTTAAAAATGGCAAGGGAACAGATATTGTCGTAGGTCTCGTGGATAATCATGTTTGGGCTGGCGGCGAAGAAGTCTCTGAACGCGGTTATACTTTTAATCCAAATATGCCAACAGAGGAATCATTTACGATGCCAGATCGCCTTAATGTGAATGGTATTGTCTATAGTACAAAACCTTTAAATTACAATGGTAAACTTATTGATGAATTTTGGTTGAAGTTTGTTGATGGAAAAGTTGTTGAGTTTGATGCGAAACAAGAACGTGAAACACTTGAACAGCTTTTAAACACGGATGAAGGAAGTCGACACATTGGTGAAATCGCATTGATTTCTCACAAATCACCAATTTCGGATTTAAATATCCTATTCTATAATACACTCTTTGATGAAAACGCATCTTGCCATATGGCTTTAGGACGTGCCTATCCAATGAATATCAAAGGTGGAACAGAAATGACCGACGAGGAATTACTTGCACATAATGCTAACGACTCATTAAATCATGAAGACTTTATGTTTGGTAGTGAAGATATGAGTGTTGTCGGAACAACACACGACGGCGAATCAATTATTGTGTTTAATGAAGGTAATTTTGTAATTTAGTTGATATTTCTTTACTATTGATGTATAAATAATATATAAACAGTGAAGAGGACAAAAATACGTTGTTTTGAACTAGAGAGTGAAGTGGTTGGTGAAAACTTCTCGTAGAATATGCGTATTTACCACCTCAGAGTTGGATTTTAGAAAAAATCCCGTATTCTGGCGTTAACAGTTTAAGTGCACAATTTAAATTGTGAATTAAAGGTGGTACCGCGTAAATTCGTCCTTTTGGATGGATTTACGTTTTTCTTTTTTATAGAGGAGGTTATTATGGTAAATATTAGAGAAGATGAACGTCTTAATATCTTGAATCACTCATCAGCACACTTACTTGCTCATGCTGTGAAACGTCTTTATCCTGAAGCAAAGTTCTGGGTAGGACCTGTAATTGAAGATGGTTTTTATTATGACATGGATTTAGGAGATCAAGTACTTACAGAAGAGGATCTACCTAAAATTGAATCAATGATGCGAAAAATTGCTAAAGAAGACAAGCGCATTACACGAGAAGTGTTAACAAAACAAGAAGCGTTAGAAATCTTTAAAGATGATTCGTATAAAATCGATATTATTAACAATCTTGAAGATTATGCAACAATAACTGCATATCGTCAAGCTGAATTCATCGATTTATGTCGTGGTCCCCATGTTGAGACGACAAAGAAAATGAAATATTTCAAATTATTAAAAGTTTCTGGAGCGTATTGGAAAGGGGATTCCAAGAATAAAATGCTTCAACGTGTATATGGAATTACATTTGAAACTGAAGAAGACCTTAATCAATACCTTGAATGGTTAGAAGCTGCGAAAGCACGCGACCACAAAAAACTTGGTAAAGAACTTGAACTCTTTATGATGAGTGAATTTGGGCCAGGATTCCCATTTTGGTTACCAAATGGTATGACATTACGTCATGCTTTAGATGAATACTACTATAACGCGCATATTAAACGTGGTTATGTGCTTACACAAACACCAACAATGCTGAATAAAGAGTTGTGGGAAGTTTCAGGACACTGGGAAAACTACCGTGAAAACATGTATACCTCAACAATCGATGATCGCGAATTCGCAATCAAGCCGATGAATTGCCCAGGTGGAATGCTTGTCTATAAAAACGGCTTACATTCATACCGCGATTTACCGATTCGTCTTGCTGAAATGGGTCATGTGCATCGTCATGAAGCCAGTGGTGCGCTAAATGGTTTATTCCGTGTGCGTTCCTTTACACAAGATGATGCCCATCTATTTATGAGAGAAGATCAATTACAAGATGAAATCGTAGAAATATTAGATTTTATTGACGAGATTTATTCTACATTTGGTCTTTCATACTCAATCGAATTATCGACACGTCCTGAGGACAAGTATATTGGTGACATTGCGGTTTGGGACCGATCTGAACAAGCCCTCAAAGAGGCTTGTATGGCTGCTGGTGTCGACTTTAAAATTAATGAGGGAGATGGTGCGTTCTACGGTCCGAAACTCGACTTTAAAGTGCGAGATTCATTGAATCGTGTATGGCAATGTGGTACGGTTCAATTAGATATGAATCTTCCTGAACGTTTTGATCTTACATATGTCGCAGAAGATGGTAAGAAAAAACGACCTATTATGCTTCATCGTGCAATTTTCGGTTCAATTGAACGCTTTATCGGTATTCTTATTGAACACTTTGCAGGGGGATTCCCACTATGGATGGCTCCAAAACAGATCGAAATTATTCCTGTTAATACAGAGTTCCATATGGACTATGCCAATGAAGTTTGCGATCTTCTTTTAAATAAAGGAATTCGTGCACATGTCGATGGACGTAATGAAAAATTAGGCTATCGCTTACGTGAAGCGCAAAAGAATAAAATTCCACTTCAATTAATCATTGGAGATAAAGAAATCGAAGATCGTAGTGTCAATGTTCGCCGTTATGGTGAGCGTGCACAAAACCCATTTGAACTTGATGGATTTATGCAATTAGTGGAAGCAGAAATTAAATCCCGTTATATTCATAAAATTGAGAAAGACTAGTTTTTAAGGCATTAAATCGATCATAAATCGAGCGTAAATACACCATTGTATTTACGCTCTTTTTCGATATGTCAGTCCTCAAAGTGAAGTAGAGGGGCACTTATCCCTACATATATGATACCGGTTACATTTATTTGTGACATTTGTATTGATTATCAATATAAAATTCGATACGATATAGATACAAGGAAACTTGTATGGAGGAAACAGATGAAAAAACTATTTTCTAGTGTTTTAGTTGTCTTGTTAGCTCTTTCTCTAACCGCTTGTTCAGGTGGCGAAAAAGCACAAGATGGTAAAGGCGCAGAAATCGCTTTGATTACTGACGTTGGTACAATTGATGACCGCTCATTTAACCAAGGTTCATATGAAGGCGTTAAACAGTATGGGGACGAAAATAAAGTCACATATACATACTATCGTCCCGTTGCAAAAGATGACGAGGCATACTTTAACGAAATCGAAAAAGCGATTACTGAAGGGGGCGCTAAGGTTGTCGTTATGCCAGGATTTTTATTCGCGAACGCAGCTTTTAGAGCACAAAAGGAATTCCCAGATGTTAACTTTATTTTTGTAGATGGTGCTCCTTCGGAAACACCACAGTCGGAGCCTGTAATTGGTCCTAATATGTATTCTGTTGTTTGGGAAGAACAACAAGCTGGATTCTTAGCAGGATACGCTGCAGTCAAAGATGGCTATACAAAATTAGGTTATATTGGTGGTATGAAAGTTCCAGCTGTTGAAAAATTCGGTTTAGGTTATGTTTACGGAGCGAATCATGCAGCTGAAGAATTAGGTATTACTGTTGATATGATGTACAAGTATTCAGGAACATTTGAAGCATCTCAAGAAGTTCAGATGTTAGCTTCAGGTTGGTATGCAGGGGGAACTGAAGTAATCTTTGTTTCTGCTGGTGGTGCTGGTCCTTCAGTATTTAAAGCTGCAGAGGATAAAGAAGCTAAGGTTATTGGTGTTGACGTTGACCAATCAGGCGAAAGTGAAACAATCATCACTTCTGCTTTAAAAGAACTTCAACTTGCTGTTTATGAAGGATTAAAAGCACACTATGATGGCAAATTCCCAGGTGGTACGCAACATGCTTACAATATCAATGACGACGGTGTCGGATTACCTAAGAATTTCGACCGTTTCAAAACCTTTAAACAAGAAGATTTAGAAAAAGTTATCGCTGATATGAAAGCGGATAAAGATGGTGTTACTTCAACGATTAAAAAACAACATGCTGATGACTTTACAGATGTTATCAGTGATCCAATCTTGAAAAATATCAACATCACATTTATTAAATAGTAATGTAAAACGGCTAATTAGCCGTTTTCTTTTGCATAAGTGGAAAAAGAAGTGTTTGAATCAACGTCCTTCACTTGATAAAGTAAAAGTGCAGGGGGGATGATTATGAAATCTAAATGGGTTATTATGCTTTTAAGTTTTGTGCTGCTTGGTGGATGTTCGACACAATCATCGCAGGAGCAAACAAAATCTGAAGTCGCACTGATTACAGATATCGGAACGATTGATGACCACTCATTTAATCAAGAGTCGTGGGAAGGGATTATCGATTTTTGTAAGGATCACAATGTCTCGTATAAGTATTACCGTCCTGAGAATAAAGATGATATTGCATTCTATAATGAAATTCAAAAAGCGATTGAAGAAGGGGGCGCAAAAGTTGTTGTATTACCAGGATTCTACTTTGAATCGACTGCAGCAAAAATTCAAGATGACTTCCCTAATGTCAAGTTCATATTGATCGATGCACTTCAAAGGCTAATGAGGCCGGTGAGGTTGTGATTCGCGACAATCTTGTTCCCGTACTTTTTAGAGAAGAACAAGCAGCATATCTTGCAGGCTTTGTCACCGCACTTGAAGGATATACTAACGTAGGGTTTGTTGGCGGCGCAAAAATTCCAGCTGTAGAACGCTATGGAATGGGATTTGTGAAAGTTTTACAAGATGGTGCGAAAAGTAAGGATAAAGTTATTCATTTAAAGTATAAGTATTCAGGAACATTGGAACCATCCACTGAGATACAAATGTTAGGATCGAGTTGGTATAATGAGGGAACAGAAATTATTTTTGCCTCTGCAGGTGGTGCAGGACAATCAATTATTAAGGCAGCAGAAGATGCTGATAAGCGATTTATTGGGGTTGATGTGGACCAGTCATATATGAGCGATAAGGTTGCATTTTCTGCAACAAAAGGGATTCGGAAAACGGTTAAAAACCTTCTCGAGGCAAACTATAAACCAGAATTTCCGGGTGGAAAACGTTTAATCGTAGATCTCTGGCATGATGGTGTTGGTCTAGCTTATAAAGAAGATCGATTGAAAGAAATCAATAAAAACCAGGTTGATACGCTTATTGAAAATACGATGCAATTGATCGAGTCCAAAGAACTGATTATCCAAACGGAACATGATGAAAGCGGGGCTATTTTTTCAGATAAAAGTCAATTTTCAAATTTACAAATCGAATACTATCGCTGAGCATGAAGCTCAGCGATTCGTATGTATCCCATTATTGAAAGCGCTTGCTAAACTGTGTTGAAAATGCTAAAATTTAGGTGAACATCAATCATATTCTACCAAGGGGATCATTGAAGTTAGAACCCATCACAAAGGGTTAATTACCACACAAATGATACAATCTATGCGCTTCAATTGAGTAAAATATGAGGGTTTAAAGTAAAAAAATAATATGGGGATGATGCTTATGAAAAATCGACAATCAAATATCAAGTCTGCTTGATATTTTTATTATTTAAATTTTACTGTTTTATAGGTCTTTTTTTGTGTATGATATGTTTAAGGAGTGTAAGGGAATATGAAAAATATTGTTGAAATGAATCATATCACCAAGACGTTTCCAGGCATTAGAGCCAATGATGACGTCACAATTTCACTTCGTGAAGGGGAAATTCTAGCGCTACTGGGTGAGAATGGCGCTGGTAAGTCAACGTTGATGTCTGTGTTGTTTGGAATGTATCAACCAGATTCAGGGGAGATTGTCATTCGTGACAAAGTAACCCAAATCAATAACCCTCATGAGGCTACCTACCATAAAATTGGAATGGTACATCAGCATTTTAAATTAGTAGATAACTTTACGGTTACAGAAAATATTATTTTAGGCGTTGAAACCGTTGAGCGCGGCATGGTCCGTCTTGCGGAAGCTCGAAAAGACATCATTGAGTTAAGTAATCGATACAATTTAAATGTTGATCCGGATGCGAAAATATCTGATATATCTCTTGGAATGCAACAACGTGTTGAAATTTTAAAATTACTTTACCGTGAGAGTGATGTCATGATTTTCGATGAACCAACGGCTGTTTTGACACCTCAAGAGATTCAAGAGTTAATGGCAATTATGAAACAACTTCGATCGGAAGGCAAATCAATTATTTTTATTACGCATAAATTAAATGAGATTAAAGAAGTTGCCGATCGTGTGTCAGTTTTACGTAAAGGAAAATTTATTGGGACTGTTAATGTTAAAGATGTGACCGTCGATGAAATGTCCGAAATGATGGTTGGTCGAAAAATAGATTTAAATATTGATATGAAACCACAAGAACGTGGTGAAGTTGTTTTAGAAGTTACAAATATTAATGTGGCTTCATCCCATGGAAATCATGATGCTGTAAAAGCAGCTTCTTTTGCATTGCATGAGGGTGAAATTGTAAGTATTGCAGGGATTGAAGGGAATGGGCAACATGAGTTGGTTTATGCAATTGCAGGGATGTTACCCATAACTCAAGGAGAGATTGTGCTCAAAGGGGAAAGTATTGAAGATAAATCGATACGATACCGAAATACACATGGTATCTCGCATATCCCTGAGGACCGTCACAAAGATGGCTTAGTCCTTGATTATAAATTAGATTATAATCTCGTCTTAAAACAATATTTTACAGATCGATTCCAAAAAAACGGGATGCTCCGATTTGATAAAATTGAAACATACGCTCGTAAAATGATTGAGAAATTTGATATTCGTAGCTCAAAAGGACCAAGTTCTGTTGTGCGCAGTATGTCGGGTGGAAATCAACAGAAAGCAATTCTTGCCCGTGAAATTGATATGGGTTCTGAGGTTCTGATGGCAGTTCAACCAACGCGAGGTTTGGATGTAGGAGCAATTGAATATATTCATAATCAGCTTGTGGCTCAACGTGATGCTGGAAAGTCAGTGCTTTTAGTATCTTATGAGTTATCTGAAATTATGAACATTAGTGACCGGATCCTCGTAATGTATAACGGAGAGTTTGTAGGTGAATTTAAGCCGGAAGATATTACGCAACAAGAACTGGGCTTATATATGGCTGGAGCAAAGCGGGGTACTCTAAATGGCAAAAACTAGTTTAATTGGAAAAAAAATTAAAGACTTTTTCGCGAATGAAGGCAATCATGCAGTAATTGCATCTTTTCTTGCAATCATCATTGGTTTGTTTGTTGGATTTTTAGTGATCCTTTTGACAACGCCACAATATTCACTCAGTGCATTTTGGATTATTCTTAAAGGTGGTTTCCATCATAATTTACGCGGTATGGGTAACGTTCTATTCCGTGCTGCGCCGATTATTCTAACGGGATTATCCGTCGGATTTGCATTTAAAACGGGTCTCTTTAATATCGGAGCCTCCGGACAATTCACGGTTGGTGCCTTTACTGCCGTATATATTGGTGTGAACTGGACATGGATGCCTGCTGGAACTGGTTGGATTGTCGGATTAATTGGTGGAGCACTTGCAGGAGCGCTATGGGGTGCGATTGTTGGTGTTTTAAAGGCTTATCGAAATGTGAATGAAGTTATTGCTTCGATTATGCTGAACTATATAGGAATGTATGCAGTAAATTATCTAATTACTAATACGGCATTTGATTCCGTTCATTCAAGAACCTTACCGCCTGTCAATGCATATTTACCGGTACTTGGTTTGAATAAAATTTTTCCAAGATCATCAGTAAATATTGGTATTGTTATTGCGATTGTTATGGCAATTCTAATCTACATTGTTTTAGAAAAAACGAAATTCGGATTTGAACTCAAGGCAGTAGGGTATAATCGCCATGCAAGTCGTTATGCAGGAATTAATGAAAAAAAATCAATTATTCTCTCGATGACAATTGCTGGAGCGCTTGCTGGCCTTGGAGGTGCAGTAATGTATCTTGCAAATGTTGGAAAATACATGGATGTCCTCAATGTTCTTTTAACAGAAGGTTTTGATGGTATTTCTGTCGCATTACTTGCACAAAGCAATCCGATTGGTATTATTCTTTCGGGTCTATTCATCGCACATATTACGTATGGTGGTAATAATCTTCAATTATTCGGTCTTGAACCTGAAATTATTTCTGTTATCACCGCAACAATTATTTATGTGAGCGCACTAACAATACTTCTTAAGGGATTTATTGCGAAAGTGACTAAAAATTCCGGAGGTGATAACTGATGAACACACTCGCATTTATTGTTCAACAGATGTTATATGTTGCGATTCCATTATTGGTTGTTTCACTTGGAGGACTTTTCTCTGAACGTGGTGGAATTGTCAATATCGCTTTAGAAGGGATTATGGTTTTTGGTACCTTCTTTGGAGTTATCACTCTCTTTTTCCTTCAAAATCATATGTCAGGTCAATTGCTGTATATTGTTGCAATGTTAGCATCCATCCTTGCAGGACTTGCGATGGGAGCAGTTCATGCCTTCGCGGCAATTAATATGAATGCAGACCAAACCATTAGTGGGACTGCGATTAATATGTTTGCTCCGGCATTCACGGTATATATTGCGCGACTTTTATATTCTGTAAAAGAAATTCCTTTTAGAAATGAGTTCCTCATTCGAAAAGTACCATTCTTATCAGAAATCCCAATCGTTGGAAAACTGTTTTTTACAAACGCGTATATTTCTACCTATATTGGTATTGCAATACTTTTTATCGCAACTTTTGTTATCTATAAAACACGCTTTGGATTACGTTTACGATCTGCTGGAGAAAATCCTCATGCACTTGATGCTGCAGGTGGAAATGTAAAACGAATTCGCTGGGCGGGTGTTCTTATTTCTGGAGCATTGGCTGGTCTTGGTGGACTTATTATCACAGTTCCAATCAGTACTTCATTTACGGGAACAGCCAATGGATATGGGTTCCTTGCATTAGCAATTCTTATTTTCGGACAATGGAGACCGAAGACGATCTTCTTCTCATCGCTATTTTTCGCACTTGCGCTAACGCTTTCAAATGTTTATTCGGGAATACCGTTCTTGAATGGGCTTGGAATTCCTGATCAAGTATTTAAAATGTTGCCATATATTGCGACTTTAGTCGTACTTGTATTCACATCTAAGAAATCTGCCGCACCTAAAGCTGCGGGTCAACCTTATGATGCAGGGAAACGTTAAATTAGAATATTAAAAGAAAAAAGGTATGATTTTCTAGGAGAGAATCATACCTTTTTTTGTGGAAATGTATTTTAAAACAGAAAACATTGAATTCCATAGAGTCTATTTATTTTCGTTAATATTGTGAAGAAGTTCTAATTTTAGGTCATAGAGTTTTTGCGACAAATCAACGTAGTAGCGGTGAGGGTAGTGAAGACGTTTAACCTCATCCCAAATTGTTTCCAATTCTTTTTGCGAATATAGAGCGATTTCTTCAAGATTGGGTAGTTCATAAACACATTTACCATTTTGATAAATGGGAACTTGTAATTCTCTGACTTGATAATCGGTAAGTGTTTTTTTCTTCCAAGGCGCTGATGGATCAAAGATTGTAATCGTATCTGTTGGAATAATCTCATCTGCAAGTGCAATGTAATCTGCAAGTGCCTTGTTTGTATGATTATCATAAAACGATAGAGACGTTTATAACTTGGGTTTGTAATTTTTCGATGTTTTCGCTGACTTTAATTTTAGGTGTCAGGGTTCTATCTGAATGTTCTTGGGCAACTAACTTGTAGACGCCTCCCAAGACTGGCTCAGATTTAGAAGTTATCAAATTTTCGCCAACACCAAATGAATCAATTTGTGCACCTTGGTAAATGAGGTCATCGATGAGATATTCATCAAGAGAGTTTGAAGCCATAATCTTACAATCTTCAAGTCCTGCCTCATCAAGCATTTTGCGCGCTTCCTTGGATAGGTAGGCGAGGTCACCGGAGTCGAGTCGGATGGCTTTAAGGCGGTATCCATTTGGAATTAGATATTCATGTGCAACACGTATTGCGTTAGGGATACCGGATCCTAATGTATCATAGGTATCAACTAGAAAAATTGCATTATCTGGATTAATTTCCGCAAAAGACATAAACGCTTCAAATTCAGAATCATGAAGTTGAATATACGAGTGTGCCATAGTTCCAGAAACATTGGCTCCGTATTGATAACCAGCAAGCGTGTGCGATGTCCCGATACATCCAGCGATGATTGCAGCACGTGCTCCATCGACCGAAGAATCATAACCATGTGCACGACGTGCGCCAAATTCAAGGACAGCACGTCCTCGGGCTGCATTTACAATGCGACTCGCTTTAGTTGTCACTAAAGTAGAATAGTTGATGGATAACAAGAGCAGTGTTTCGATAAGCTGTGCTTCGATCACGGTACCCCGCACCGTTACAAGGGGTTCATTTTGGAAGACTACAGTTCCATCTTCCACTGCCCAAATATCGAGATTTAATTCTAAGTTTAATAAATAATCAAGAAATTTCGGATCTGTAAAGCCTTGTTCATAAAGATAATCAATATGATCCTGTGTAAATTTAAAATTATTAATTGTTTCGATAAGTTTGCTTAAGCCATTGAAAATGAGATAGCCCCCTTGGTTTGGTATTTTACGGGTAAACATATCAAAATAAACAATTTCTTCATGTCGGTTTTGTTTGAAATATGTATAAGCCATCGTAAATTCATATAAGTCAGTCAAAAAGACTGCATCATTAGGTTTTATCATTCTGTCACCGTTCTTTCTATTTACATCATATTGATGTACAATGCTATTATATTGTATCATTTTTTGGAGGATGTATCATGAATGAAGAATTAATATTAAAAAATGGCATAAAGGTTTATCAAATTAATGAAGAAAAGTTTCATGAAGTGTATCTTTCGTTAAAAATTGTATTTAAGCTTGAATCACGAACAAATACGATTGCTAATTTATTAACACGTATGATGGGAGACCGATTGATAGAAAACCCTACAAAAACATCACTGGCACAGCGACACGATATGTTGTACGGGGCGAAGACCAGTGCTTTAACGTATACTCTTGGCACGTATCAAGTTATTGACCTTGGAATTAAAATGATTCATGAGCGATTCACAAATGAATCGTTGCTTGATCAACAAATTAAGTTGCTTAAGGATATGTATCTGTATCCACTTCTTTCTGAACAAACCCTTGAAGAGGCTAAGAAAAATTTACGTATTAGTCACATGCACATCAAAGAAAATGCATCCCAAAATGCTTTGGTTAAGAGTTTTAAGTATGCGGGCGAGGGTCAATTATTTGGATTAAGTGCTTTTGGTGATTTAGAAGATTTGGACACCATTACCTTATCAGAAATTCAAAATTTCCATACACGTTGCATTCAAGAATTTAATAAACAAATCTATTTAGTTGGAGGTATTGATCGTGAGTGTAATTTCGATGCATTTACAGTAGGTCATTCAATGCCCATAAATGAAGCGCTATTAAAAACCAAAATTACAAACGCGTATCTTGAGGAACGTTATAAAGGAAGTCAAAGTGAGCTGGTATGTGTTTATGAAACAAGCATCACACCTTATGACGATTTATATTATGCATATTTGGTATTTATCGCATATTTAGGTCAACTTCCAACATCACTTTTATTTCAAAATATTCGCGAGAAACATAGCTTATGTTATTCAATCTATGCATCGCGTCAAGTCTATGATGGAATTTTCTATATTGCGACAGGCGTAAGTGATAAAAATGTTGAGAAAGCAATATCACTGATTGACGAGCAATTTGACTTGATTCGTGAGGAGCCTTTAGATCTTAAAGCAGCGATTAATTACTTAGATCTTTCATTGGAAGGCAATACAGAACGAATTAAGAGTATTGCAGATCATACCTTTAGAAACAATATGTTAAAGGTGAATGAATCCATTGAATCAATGCAAGAAAAAATTCGTGCTGTAACAGAAGCGGATGTGAAAGCCGTACTAGAAAAAATTACAAAACCGTTTATCTTTGCGTATCGAGGTGAAACTAATGAAAACAATTAAGAACGATTTTAACGAAAAAGTGTATACATTTACGACACCCAGTGGCTTGAGCGTTACTGTAGTGCATCGACCCGGATTTAAGCGGTCCAGCGCAGTTTACGGAACGCCATTTGGTGCATTAAATCTCAAACAGAGTTTGAACGGAACTGTTGTTGAGCACAAGTCAGGGGTTGCACACTTCTTAGAACATAAACTTTTTGAAGATGAGAGCAAAGACATTTTGAGTCAGTTTGCGGAACTTGGTGCAAGCGGTAATGCTTTTACCTCTTATGAACAAACGATGTATTATTTTGGGCATAACGGTGATTTAGAAGCGCCATTACGCTTGTTGATTCAATTTGTGAGTAAGTTTAGTGTAAGTGAAGCCAGTGTTGAAAAAGAGAAGGGTATTATCATCGAAGAGATTAAAATGTATGAACAGATGCCGGATATGCGTTTATTAAACGAAACGTATGTAAATCTATTTCACCACTATCCCTTTATCTATGACAATGCGGGAACAGAACAAAGTGTGACAGAAACGACACGTGCTGATTTACTTAGAGCATTTGAAATGAATTATTCAGACCATCGTATGGCATTGACGATTGTAACGCCTATGGATCCACAAAAGGTGGCGGACATTGTACTTGAAGAAACTGAATGTCATCTTGCATCCGAGGAAGAAGTGGTTGATTTTTTTGATGAAGAACCGTATTGTGTAGCGATTAAAGAGCGCGAAATTCAAGGGGATGTTGAAGTTCCTAAGATGACTTATTCCTTTAAGTTTCCATATAACCGGAATCATAAGCTTAAAGATGAATTTTTAATTCGTATGTTATTGGAAATGAACTTTTCGGAAATGATTCCAGACTATCAGGTTTGGCTTGATGAAGGTATTGTTTCGAACTCATATGGTTATGATGTTGATATTCGTGAGTCCTTTGGAGTCATCTATTTTGTGAATGAAGGCCATAAACACGAAGCGTTTAAAGCGATTATCAAAGAACGCATGGCTCATATTAAACATGATGAAGCGTTATTTAATCAGTTAAAGAAGCGTTATTATGGTGAAATGATTATGTCATTAAGTAAAACTGATGAGCTCGCCATTACGTTGGGCCGAGCACACTTCGATGGGATTTCGTATTTTGAATATTTAGAAATGATTCGAGACTTATCCTATGATGCACTCGTAGAAATTGTGGGTGTGATTTTAGACAGTGACGATACGTTTTTACGAATGATTCATGCAAATAACTAAGTTAGATTCTCAAGAATCTAACTTTTTTGTTGTATTTACAAAAAAATATTTAGGATGTTTATAATTTGAAGTAAATTTATATTTGTGGGCAATTCCACACAAAAAATAAAAGGAGGATACTATGAATTTTGTCCAATTGGTTGGTCACATAGAAACTATGCCTGTGCCAATAGAAGATCACTCAAATGAGAGTTATGCATTGATGCACGTTAGTGTTACTTCAAATTTTAGAACTCCGACAGGGATTTTTAGAAAGGATACCTTCCCAATTCTACTTTGGCGGGGTGCAAGTGAGACGACGACAAACTCTTGTAAACCGGGGAGTTTAATCTCTGTAAAAGGTCGATTGGAAATTAATGATGATCAATTCATCTTAATTGCAGAACATCTTGAGTTCTTGTACCCGAAAGAGTACCC is part of the Erysipelothrix piscisicarius genome and harbors:
- a CDS encoding BMP family lipoprotein, whose translation is MKKLFSSVLVVLLALSLTACSGGEKAQDGKGAEIALITDVGTIDDRSFNQGSYEGVKQYGDENKVTYTYYRPVAKDDEAYFNEIEKAITEGGAKVVVMPGFLFANAAFRAQKEFPDVNFIFVDGAPSETPQSEPVIGPNMYSVVWEEQQAGFLAGYAAVKDGYTKLGYIGGMKVPAVEKFGLGYVYGANHAAEELGITVDMMYKYSGTFEASQEVQMLASGWYAGGTEVIFVSAGGAGPSVFKAAEDKEAKVIGVDVDQSGESETIITSALKELQLAVYEGLKAHYDGKFPGGTQHAYNINDDGVGLPKNFDRFKTFKQEDLEKVIADMKADKDGVTSTIKKQHADDFTDVISDPILKNINITFIK
- the thrS gene encoding threonine--tRNA ligase — its product is MVNIREDERLNILNHSSAHLLAHAVKRLYPEAKFWVGPVIEDGFYYDMDLGDQVLTEEDLPKIESMMRKIAKEDKRITREVLTKQEALEIFKDDSYKIDIINNLEDYATITAYRQAEFIDLCRGPHVETTKKMKYFKLLKVSGAYWKGDSKNKMLQRVYGITFETEEDLNQYLEWLEAAKARDHKKLGKELELFMMSEFGPGFPFWLPNGMTLRHALDEYYYNAHIKRGYVLTQTPTMLNKELWEVSGHWENYRENMYTSTIDDREFAIKPMNCPGGMLVYKNGLHSYRDLPIRLAEMGHVHRHEASGALNGLFRVRSFTQDDAHLFMREDQLQDEIVEILDFIDEIYSTFGLSYSIELSTRPEDKYIGDIAVWDRSEQALKEACMAAGVDFKINEGDGAFYGPKLDFKVRDSLNRVWQCGTVQLDMNLPERFDLTYVAEDGKKKRPIMLHRAIFGSIERFIGILIEHFAGGFPLWMAPKQIEIIPVNTEFHMDYANEVCDLLLNKGIRAHVDGRNEKLGYRLREAQKNKIPLQLIIGDKEIEDRSVNVRRYGERAQNPFELDGFMQLVEAEIKSRYIHKIEKD
- a CDS encoding BMP family lipoprotein, with product MIRDNLVPVLFREEQAAYLAGFVTALEGYTNVGFVGGAKIPAVERYGMGFVKVLQDGAKSKDKVIHLKYKYSGTLEPSTEIQMLGSSWYNEGTEIIFASAGGAGQSIIKAAEDADKRFIGVDVDQSYMSDKVAFSATKGIRKTVKNLLEANYKPEFPGGKRLIVDLWHDGVGLAYKEDRLKEINKNQVDTLIENTMQLIESKELIIQTEHDESGAIFSDKSQFSNLQIEYYR
- a CDS encoding ABC transporter ATP-binding protein, producing the protein MKNIVEMNHITKTFPGIRANDDVTISLREGEILALLGENGAGKSTLMSVLFGMYQPDSGEIVIRDKVTQINNPHEATYHKIGMVHQHFKLVDNFTVTENIILGVETVERGMVRLAEARKDIIELSNRYNLNVDPDAKISDISLGMQQRVEILKLLYRESDVMIFDEPTAVLTPQEIQELMAIMKQLRSEGKSIIFITHKLNEIKEVADRVSVLRKGKFIGTVNVKDVTVDEMSEMMVGRKIDLNIDMKPQERGEVVLEVTNINVASSHGNHDAVKAASFALHEGEIVSIAGIEGNGQHELVYAIAGMLPITQGEIVLKGESIEDKSIRYRNTHGISHIPEDRHKDGLVLDYKLDYNLVLKQYFTDRFQKNGMLRFDKIETYARKMIEKFDIRSSKGPSSVVRSMSGGNQQKAILAREIDMGSEVLMAVQPTRGLDVGAIEYIHNQLVAQRDAGKSVLLVSYELSEIMNISDRILVMYNGEFVGEFKPEDITQQELGLYMAGAKRGTLNGKN
- a CDS encoding BMP family lipoprotein; the encoded protein is MKSKWVIMLLSFVLLGGCSTQSSQEQTKSEVALITDIGTIDDHSFNQESWEGIIDFCKDHNVSYKYYRPENKDDIAFYNEIQKAIEEGGAKVVVLPGFYFESTAAKIQDDFPNVKFILIDALQRLMRPVRL